Proteins from a genomic interval of Mesobacillus sp. S13:
- a CDS encoding efflux RND transporter permease subunit — translation MKNLVNFVLGNKLAVWLLTIIITVSGIYSGTRMNMETIPNISIPYLMVMDVYPGATPEKVMEDVSIPIEKAVEGLEDVKYVYSNSYSNMSSIQVEYEYGIDMDEAKRALQTALDMVTLPEGAQEPTITAISMNMMPVAALSVSSTTEDIVELTSTVEEIILPKIDKIDGVASVTMTGQHIEEVNLTYDEAKLAQFGLTEAKVKEMIQTSNLGVSLGLFEFKEGEQAVAVDGKFTTTDELKNMLIPVTPSAANPSPFVKLSEVAEVELVGKVQSISRTNGEDAIALQIVKEQQANTVDVVNAVKDLIKEEKSKIDGLVIDVSLDQGEPIEESVFTMIEKALFGGLIAILVILLFLRDFKSTIISIISIPVSIFMALLLLNWMDITLNIMTLGAITVAIGRVIDDSIVVVENIYRRLHLKEERLTGRALVREATIEMFKPILSSTLVTVAVFAPLIFVGGMVGELFAPFALTMTFALGASLIVAITIVPALSHFLFRKKLYGEKTESSHKEVGKMAHWYKGVLNKSLNHKIITSLIAIVLLAGSLALTPIIGFSFMGSEEDKVMYLTYTPKAGELKDETIENVAEVEEEMLKRDDIDIVQVSINEEADQMTAMMGGGAGGALMYLIFDPDMENFSEVRDELEEYVFNIGHSGEWKSQNFGGMSMPENEISYTLYSEDLGKLNKTVKMVEEEMQTVNGLKDVTSSAEDAYVEYTFKVEQDELLQYGLTAGQIVMMLNPNKSKEILTTVEKDGESLDVIVQQEQAEQPESIVDILATEVPTALGTTLPLSELVTVEEGTTLNTLARSKGQYYASVSGTVVSKDISKAAADAEKAIDELDLPKGVEVGVAGVQADMTETFTQLGAAMLAAIAIVYFILVVTFREGVAPFAILFSLPFAVIGSFVGLLIAGETISVSVMMGLLMLIGIVVTNAIVLVDRIIHMERDGLTMREAVLEAGATRLRPILMTAIATVGALIPLAIGSGGGGLISKGLAITVIGGLISSTLLTLIIVPIVYEVLSRIFKKNRKDIVEN, via the coding sequence GTGAAAAATTTAGTCAATTTTGTGCTTGGAAATAAACTGGCCGTATGGCTGCTTACGATTATCATCACGGTATCTGGAATCTATTCTGGTACGCGGATGAACATGGAGACCATTCCTAATATATCCATTCCTTACTTGATGGTTATGGATGTTTATCCTGGTGCGACTCCTGAAAAAGTAATGGAGGATGTGTCGATCCCGATTGAAAAAGCAGTGGAGGGGCTGGAAGACGTTAAATATGTCTATTCGAATTCCTACTCCAATATGTCGAGTATCCAGGTCGAGTATGAGTATGGTATCGATATGGATGAAGCCAAACGGGCCTTACAAACGGCATTGGATATGGTGACGCTGCCTGAAGGGGCTCAGGAGCCGACAATCACGGCAATCAGTATGAACATGATGCCAGTGGCTGCATTGAGTGTCAGCAGCACTACAGAGGATATTGTCGAGCTGACATCAACTGTTGAGGAAATTATCCTTCCAAAAATCGATAAAATCGATGGTGTTGCTTCTGTGACAATGACAGGACAGCATATCGAAGAAGTTAATCTTACGTATGACGAGGCGAAACTGGCTCAGTTTGGCTTAACAGAAGCCAAAGTGAAGGAAATGATCCAGACCAGCAACCTTGGCGTTTCATTAGGCCTTTTTGAGTTTAAAGAAGGGGAACAGGCCGTTGCTGTCGATGGCAAGTTCACGACTACAGATGAATTGAAAAACATGCTGATTCCGGTCACTCCTTCTGCAGCCAATCCATCACCTTTTGTAAAACTAAGCGAAGTGGCTGAGGTTGAGCTGGTTGGTAAAGTTCAATCCATTTCCCGCACGAATGGTGAAGATGCGATTGCCCTGCAGATTGTCAAGGAACAGCAAGCGAATACTGTTGATGTAGTGAATGCAGTGAAAGATTTAATCAAGGAAGAGAAGTCCAAAATAGATGGTTTAGTCATTGATGTGTCACTTGACCAGGGAGAGCCAATTGAAGAATCTGTCTTTACGATGATTGAAAAAGCTTTATTTGGCGGATTGATTGCGATCCTTGTCATCCTTCTTTTCCTGCGTGACTTCAAATCTACGATTATATCAATTATCTCGATTCCAGTTTCGATATTTATGGCGTTGCTGCTATTGAACTGGATGGATATCACACTCAATATCATGACGCTGGGCGCAATTACTGTAGCGATTGGCCGTGTAATCGATGACTCGATCGTCGTCGTGGAAAATATATATCGACGCCTGCATTTAAAAGAAGAGAGATTAACAGGCCGGGCACTTGTGCGTGAAGCAACGATTGAAATGTTCAAGCCAATCCTATCTTCGACGCTTGTGACAGTTGCGGTATTCGCACCATTGATTTTCGTAGGAGGCATGGTAGGGGAATTATTCGCGCCATTTGCCTTGACGATGACCTTTGCACTGGGCGCTTCACTGATTGTAGCGATTACCATTGTACCAGCGTTATCCCACTTTTTATTCAGGAAGAAGTTATATGGGGAGAAGACGGAAAGCAGCCATAAGGAAGTTGGAAAAATGGCGCATTGGTATAAAGGCGTATTAAATAAGTCACTTAACCATAAGATTATCACATCGCTCATTGCTATTGTTCTTCTTGCTGGAAGCCTTGCCCTGACACCAATCATCGGTTTCAGCTTCATGGGCAGTGAAGAAGATAAAGTAATGTATCTGACTTACACACCTAAAGCAGGTGAGCTTAAGGATGAAACAATTGAAAATGTTGCAGAAGTAGAAGAAGAAATGCTGAAGCGCGATGACATCGATATCGTACAGGTATCGATCAACGAAGAGGCAGATCAGATGACGGCCATGATGGGCGGAGGAGCAGGCGGAGCATTAATGTACCTGATCTTTGACCCAGATATGGAGAACTTCTCAGAAGTAAGGGATGAACTAGAGGAATATGTCTTCAATATTGGCCACAGCGGTGAATGGAAGAGCCAGAATTTCGGCGGAATGTCGATGCCTGAGAATGAAATCAGCTATACCTTGTACAGTGAAGATTTAGGTAAGTTAAACAAGACTGTCAAGATGGTAGAAGAGGAAATGCAGACTGTTAATGGCTTGAAAGACGTAACTTCCAGTGCAGAAGATGCCTATGTAGAATATACCTTCAAGGTTGAGCAGGATGAATTGCTGCAATATGGTCTGACAGCAGGACAGATTGTCATGATGCTCAATCCGAACAAATCGAAAGAAATCTTGACGACTGTTGAAAAAGATGGAGAATCACTGGATGTCATTGTCCAGCAGGAGCAAGCTGAACAGCCAGAATCAATCGTTGACATCCTTGCCACAGAAGTACCAACAGCGCTTGGAACGACCTTGCCGCTGTCAGAATTGGTAACAGTTGAAGAAGGTACTACGTTGAATACATTGGCCCGCAGCAAAGGCCAGTACTATGCTTCAGTATCAGGAACGGTCGTAAGCAAGGATATTTCAAAGGCTGCTGCTGATGCTGAAAAAGCAATTGATGAACTAGATTTGCCTAAAGGTGTGGAAGTTGGCGTGGCAGGTGTCCAGGCAGATATGACCGAAACATTCACCCAGCTTGGAGCTGCAATGCTTGCTGCGATTGCGATCGTCTACTTTATCCTGGTCGTTACCTTCCGTGAAGGTGTGGCACCATTTGCGATCCTATTCTCGCTTCCATTCGCAGTCATTGGTTCATTTGTTGGATTGCTGATCGCAGGTGAAACGATTTCTGTCTCAGTCATGATGGGTCTGTTGATGCTGATTGGTATCGTCGTAACGAACGCCATTGTGCTTGTAGACCGAATCATTCATATGGAAAGAGATGGGCTGACAATGCGTGAAGCGGTCCTTGAGGCAGGAGCTACACGTTTACGTCCAATCCTTATGACCGCTATTGCTACGGTTGGTGCCTTGATTCCATTAGCAATCGGCTCAGGAGGAGGCGGACTGATCTCCAAAGGCCTTGCGATCACGGTAATTGGTGGCTTGATTAGCTCCACATTATTAACTCTGATTATCGTACCGATTGTATATGAAGTTCTATCAAGAATATTCAAGAAAAATCGTAAGGACATTGTAGAAAACTAA
- the pepF gene encoding oligoendopeptidase F — translation MTKTIEKRPVRFEVPEDLTWNLDDLFLSDSDWEAALEEIEADVKEFAGFKGNLHTSAKSLLECLTAQEELTKKLVKVRTYASLKQSADGTDPVNQANSAKVAAIGTQALSALSFISSEILEFEDGKVEEFLQEDSGLEPFRKNLVELLEMKKHKLSPETEEVLAALGEVHAAPYNIYGMAKLADMQFTSIQDEEENELPVSFALFESRYEFSPDTYVRRKAYDSFVSTLQQYKNTIAAAYATEVKKQVTLAKLRNYESVTDMLLEPQQVTKEMYNNQIDIIYKELAPHMRRFAQLKKKVLGLDKMKFCDLKAPFDPDFDPAITYEEARDLITESLQVMGPDYTAMIEKGFDERWVDLADNVGKSTGAFCSSPYGSHPYILITWADNMRGCFTLAHEFGHAGHFYLANQNQRIMNVRPSMYFIEAPSTMNEMLLAQHLLDKNKDDAQMSRWVILQLLGTYYHNFVTHLLEAEYQRRVYDHAEAGKALTAKTLTEIKTDVLEGFWGGTVEIDEGAGLTWMRQPHYYMGLYPYTYSAGLTASTAVSQLIKEEGQPAVDRWLEVLRAGGTMKPLELLKHAGLDMSTPEPVRKAVAYVGSLIDELEKSYQ, via the coding sequence TTGACTAAAACAATTGAAAAGCGACCTGTCCGCTTTGAGGTCCCTGAGGATTTGACTTGGAACTTGGATGACCTATTCCTGTCGGATTCGGACTGGGAGGCTGCACTTGAAGAAATTGAAGCTGACGTCAAAGAGTTTGCGGGCTTTAAAGGAAACTTACATACTAGTGCAAAATCACTGCTTGAATGTCTTACTGCTCAAGAAGAATTGACGAAGAAACTGGTTAAAGTCCGCACATATGCTAGCTTGAAGCAATCCGCGGATGGCACAGATCCTGTGAATCAGGCAAACTCCGCAAAGGTTGCAGCTATCGGCACACAGGCATTGTCTGCTCTATCTTTTATCTCATCTGAAATACTGGAGTTTGAAGATGGGAAAGTAGAAGAGTTCCTACAGGAAGATTCGGGTCTGGAACCATTCAGAAAGAACTTAGTTGAGCTATTAGAAATGAAGAAGCACAAGCTATCGCCCGAAACAGAAGAGGTACTCGCTGCGCTTGGAGAGGTCCATGCAGCTCCTTATAACATCTACGGTATGGCTAAACTTGCCGACATGCAGTTCACATCCATTCAGGATGAAGAAGAAAATGAGCTGCCTGTTTCTTTTGCACTGTTTGAGAGCCGTTATGAATTTTCACCAGACACATATGTCCGCAGGAAAGCGTATGATTCCTTTGTCTCTACACTTCAACAATATAAAAATACAATCGCTGCTGCCTATGCAACTGAAGTGAAAAAACAGGTAACCCTCGCCAAACTGAGGAACTATGAGTCTGTTACCGATATGCTATTGGAACCGCAGCAGGTAACAAAGGAAATGTACAATAATCAGATCGATATCATTTACAAGGAACTGGCACCACATATGCGCCGCTTCGCCCAGTTAAAGAAGAAGGTTCTGGGTCTTGATAAGATGAAGTTCTGTGACTTGAAGGCTCCTTTTGATCCCGATTTCGATCCAGCCATCACCTACGAAGAAGCACGCGACCTAATCACAGAGTCCTTGCAGGTCATGGGTCCTGACTATACGGCTATGATTGAAAAAGGCTTTGATGAAAGATGGGTAGACCTTGCTGATAATGTTGGAAAATCAACAGGTGCATTCTGTTCAAGCCCTTATGGTTCACATCCATATATCCTGATCACATGGGCAGACAATATGCGCGGCTGCTTTACGCTTGCCCATGAGTTCGGTCATGCGGGACATTTTTACCTGGCGAATCAAAACCAGCGCATCATGAACGTCCGTCCGTCCATGTATTTCATTGAAGCCCCATCGACCATGAATGAAATGCTTCTTGCACAGCATCTTCTTGATAAAAACAAAGACGATGCCCAGATGAGCCGCTGGGTCATTCTGCAGCTTCTGGGAACGTATTATCATAACTTTGTCACACACCTGCTTGAAGCAGAGTATCAGCGCCGCGTATACGACCATGCTGAAGCCGGCAAAGCCCTGACTGCAAAGACCCTTACAGAAATCAAAACGGATGTCCTTGAAGGCTTCTGGGGCGGTACAGTAGAAATCGATGAAGGAGCCGGCTTGACCTGGATGCGCCAGCCTCATTATTACATGGGCTTATATCCATACACCTACTCTGCAGGCTTGACCGCATCGACTGCCGTATCACAGCTGATCAAGGAAGAAGGCCAGCCTGCCGTGGACCGCTGGCTTGAGGTGCTCCGTGCGGGCGGCACTATGAAGCCGCTGGAATTGCTGAAACATGCGGGATTGGATATGTCGACACCGGAACCTGTCCGAAAAGCTGTTGCTTATGTTGGTTCATTGATTGACGAACTGGAGAAATCCTATCAATAA
- a CDS encoding ParM/StbA family protein: MTKSRIAAVDVGNDSIKAIFGEFDNELNIPNIVARDTEDRPVIGIEELDTKDPLDGIHIRVHSPALKDNNAIYRVGNLATKSDNATELDPGSSKSEEDQTLIMLFATLALDAVKEENAKLFPKSKNVIDANYTLGTGLPLREVKEGKDAGYRSKLVGSVHQVEFLVTPKYQGLKVNIKFDEVKVYPEGFAAYINLVMDNSLKIINKDLIDRRILIQDIGGLSTDIAVIKNRNVDDDKAQGFNLGVSEALEQIREEIRSKHGVELDSRTDVVEIITRKNDRNHIMVKGSRTSVHDITDRILLELAKKQYRLLRNVWAKNSQTEICYFVGGGATVLKEYIKTLNNNLDGYNIEFFEDEKESIWMMANAYYKLIMDYVKKSEKSSKAASEPVKS, from the coding sequence ATGACGAAATCTAGAATTGCAGCTGTTGATGTTGGTAACGATTCTATTAAAGCGATTTTTGGAGAGTTCGATAATGAGCTCAATATCCCTAACATCGTAGCAAGGGATACAGAAGACCGTCCTGTCATCGGTATTGAGGAGCTTGATACGAAGGATCCTCTTGATGGAATTCATATCCGTGTCCACTCCCCTGCCCTTAAGGATAATAATGCTATTTATCGTGTCGGCAATCTGGCGACTAAAAGCGATAATGCGACAGAATTAGATCCTGGAAGCAGCAAATCAGAGGAAGATCAGACATTGATCATGCTTTTCGCGACTCTTGCTTTGGATGCTGTGAAAGAAGAGAATGCAAAGCTTTTCCCAAAAAGCAAGAATGTCATCGATGCGAACTACACACTCGGAACTGGACTTCCGCTTCGTGAAGTGAAGGAAGGAAAAGACGCAGGCTATCGTTCAAAACTGGTTGGATCCGTTCACCAGGTAGAATTCCTTGTTACTCCGAAGTATCAGGGCCTGAAAGTTAATATCAAATTTGATGAAGTGAAGGTATATCCAGAAGGCTTCGCTGCTTATATCAATCTAGTAATGGATAACAGCCTTAAAATCATCAATAAGGATTTAATTGATAGAAGAATCCTGATCCAGGATATCGGCGGTTTATCTACTGATATTGCTGTCATTAAAAACCGCAATGTCGATGATGACAAGGCACAGGGCTTCAACCTTGGAGTTTCTGAGGCGCTTGAACAAATCAGAGAAGAAATCCGCAGCAAGCATGGCGTTGAACTGGACAGCCGCACAGATGTTGTAGAAATCATCACACGCAAGAATGATCGCAACCACATCATGGTTAAGGGCAGCCGTACAAGCGTCCATGATATCACGGACCGTATCCTTCTAGAACTGGCTAAGAAGCAATACCGTTTGCTCCGAAATGTTTGGGCCAAGAACTCACAAACGGAAATCTGCTACTTTGTCGGCGGCGGTGCGACAGTCCTGAAAGAGTATATTAAGACATTGAACAATAATCTTGATGGCTATAACATCGAATTTTTCGAGGATGAAAAAGAAAGCATCTGGATGATGGCCAATGCTTACTATAAGCTCATCATGGATTATGTGAAGAAATCTGAGAAGAGCAGCAAAGCCGCTTCTGAACCTGTTAAAAGCTAA
- a CDS encoding ATP-binding protein: protein MILLDYLINLSMFSLMVSTPLIIRSYLNLKPLKHLWIWTGLYAGGVSSVLVSLSFQDQGYTYDIRYAVIILVFAYLGPGAGMITGSIALLSRLMVSDNWFPAIIGWLVVMTVLVVIQKFTVHFQPVKRYLILLGSYVVTYIITVPIVLNVIRDNPVFHLQYLLFISIGVFLGGIMIESYEKLYRIIKERKRMEQTLDESESKYRLIAENTSDLIMVMDKEHAVSYLSPSHEVVLGYSVLELEKIDLCKLIHPDDVVYFRETISEIAKSKESKPVEFRFQHLTGKWIEFESRCMPVLSDDQLIEHIVIISRDISERKKAEEILLQSEKLSIVGELAAGVAHEIRNPLTTIKGFVQLYGKENESNEIHELLLSELERIETITSEMLSLGKPQAIQLNRANLCDLMDHTVEFLSPQANMKNIQFSRSYLGTDFFIVCEKNQIKQLFLNVFKNAMEAMPKGGNIDIKLKKGIDGECIISIQDEGCGIPEELLPRLGEPFYTLKEKGTGLGLMICHKIIKQHNGTISYHSKLNNGTLVEIKLPLAN from the coding sequence TTGATCTTACTAGATTACTTAATTAACCTCTCAATGTTTTCATTAATGGTCAGTACTCCTTTAATCATTCGCTCTTATCTTAATCTAAAACCACTTAAGCATTTGTGGATCTGGACGGGTCTGTATGCAGGCGGTGTTTCTTCTGTACTTGTCAGCTTATCGTTTCAGGATCAAGGTTACACATATGATATCCGGTATGCGGTAATCATTTTAGTCTTCGCGTATCTGGGACCAGGTGCAGGCATGATTACCGGCAGCATCGCATTGCTATCAAGATTAATGGTATCTGATAACTGGTTTCCAGCCATAATTGGCTGGTTAGTAGTCATGACCGTATTGGTCGTTATACAAAAATTCACTGTGCATTTTCAGCCAGTCAAGAGGTATTTGATCTTGCTGGGTTCCTACGTAGTTACATATATTATTACTGTACCGATCGTTTTAAACGTGATTAGAGATAATCCAGTTTTTCACCTTCAATACTTATTGTTTATTTCAATCGGTGTGTTCCTGGGTGGAATCATGATCGAGTCATATGAAAAGTTATACAGAATTATTAAAGAACGTAAGAGGATGGAGCAGACCCTGGACGAAAGCGAATCTAAATATCGTCTCATAGCTGAGAATACATCTGACCTCATCATGGTAATGGATAAAGAACATGCCGTAAGTTATCTTTCTCCCTCACATGAAGTGGTGTTAGGATATAGTGTTCTGGAGCTAGAGAAAATAGATTTATGTAAGTTAATTCATCCTGATGACGTCGTCTATTTTAGGGAAACAATTTCCGAAATCGCCAAAAGTAAAGAATCAAAACCAGTTGAGTTTCGTTTTCAGCATCTAACTGGAAAATGGATAGAATTTGAGTCCCGCTGCATGCCGGTATTAAGTGATGATCAATTGATTGAACATATTGTGATCATAAGCAGGGATATTTCTGAGCGAAAAAAAGCGGAAGAGATTCTTTTGCAATCGGAAAAGCTATCGATTGTAGGGGAACTGGCAGCAGGGGTAGCCCATGAAATACGGAATCCGCTCACTACAATAAAGGGGTTTGTACAGCTCTATGGAAAAGAAAATGAATCAAATGAAATACATGAGTTGCTACTAAGCGAACTAGAAAGGATCGAAACAATAACAAGTGAAATGCTTTCTTTAGGGAAACCTCAGGCTATTCAGCTTAACAGGGCTAACTTATGTGATTTGATGGATCATACGGTCGAATTCTTATCCCCGCAAGCCAATATGAAAAATATCCAATTCAGCCGAAGTTATCTGGGTACAGATTTCTTCATAGTATGTGAGAAAAACCAGATCAAGCAGTTGTTCCTGAATGTTTTTAAAAATGCCATGGAGGCCATGCCTAAGGGTGGAAATATCGATATAAAACTGAAAAAAGGGATAGATGGTGAATGTATCATTTCTATTCAAGATGAAGGGTGCGGAATTCCAGAAGAATTACTTCCTCGCCTAGGAGAGCCATTTTACACATTGAAGGAGAAAGGAACGGGTCTCGGCTTAATGATTTGCCATAAAATCATTAAACAGCACAATGGGACGATTTCCTATCATAGTAAGTTAAACAATGGGACCTTAGTTGAAATAAAACTCCCATTAGCGAATTAA
- a CDS encoding zinc ribbon domain-containing protein YjdM, with protein sequence MSNLPNCPKCSSEYTYEDGPLLICPECAHEWDPAAESVDDRKVIKDSNGNILSDGDTVSVIKDLKVKGTSSVIKIGTKAKNIRLIDGDHDIECKLEGFGAMKLKSEFVKKI encoded by the coding sequence ATGTCTAATTTGCCAAATTGTCCAAAATGCAGTTCAGAATATACATATGAGGATGGACCGCTGCTCATTTGCCCAGAATGCGCCCATGAGTGGGATCCCGCGGCTGAGAGTGTAGATGATAGGAAGGTAATTAAAGATTCGAACGGAAATATTCTGAGCGATGGTGATACCGTTTCTGTCATCAAAGACCTTAAAGTGAAAGGTACTTCATCTGTAATTAAAATTGGCACTAAGGCTAAAAATATCCGTTTAATTGATGGTGACCATGATATTGAGTGTAAACTAGAAGGATTTGGAGCGATGAAGCTTAAATCTGAATTTGTTAAAAAAATCTAG
- a CDS encoding DUF3231 family protein, translating into MSGTNVDLTSTEISNIWSSYLKSSMELRFFQYFQATVEDPEVKTIVEKLVDFSEQSLEDLKAIFIKENLTIPLGFTEKDVRLDADKVFSDTFILYICHDITMLSLSTYPSAFPDCTRKDVRNLFQKAIEFTVQMQNEITDLMLSQGIFLKSPQVAFDHTVDLVDEMKYLNGLFGGSRPVNAAEIANISRVIHRARFSKMILVTFSKLATHQDVKKHFSKGRDALEKVLETLGDVLEKENIPYSASGDYNIFEVRNSPFSDKLMLFFVNTCLGMFCFVMINQALTSSLRTDIVTKFTIISNQMKMFYGKGLLLTITEKWLEQPPQVLDRKI; encoded by the coding sequence ATGAGTGGAACAAACGTAGATCTCACCTCAACGGAAATATCGAATATATGGTCTTCCTACTTGAAAAGCAGCATGGAGTTGCGATTCTTTCAATATTTCCAGGCAACTGTTGAGGATCCAGAGGTTAAAACTATAGTAGAAAAATTGGTGGATTTTTCTGAACAAAGCCTTGAAGATCTAAAGGCTATTTTTATAAAAGAGAACCTGACAATCCCATTGGGATTTACTGAAAAGGATGTCAGACTGGATGCAGATAAGGTATTTTCAGACACCTTCATCCTATATATTTGCCATGATATAACGATGCTGTCATTAAGTACATACCCAAGCGCATTTCCCGACTGCACCAGGAAGGATGTTAGAAACCTTTTTCAGAAGGCGATAGAATTCACGGTACAAATGCAAAATGAAATCACAGATCTAATGCTATCCCAGGGAATCTTTCTGAAATCCCCTCAGGTAGCGTTTGATCATACCGTTGATCTGGTTGATGAAATGAAGTATCTTAATGGCCTATTCGGCGGCTCAAGACCGGTTAATGCAGCGGAAATTGCTAACATTTCAAGGGTCATCCACCGTGCACGCTTTTCAAAAATGATCCTTGTCACTTTCAGTAAACTAGCTACTCATCAAGATGTGAAGAAGCATTTCAGCAAAGGAAGAGATGCTCTCGAAAAAGTCCTGGAGACACTTGGCGATGTCTTGGAAAAAGAAAACATCCCCTATTCAGCTTCCGGGGATTATAATATTTTTGAAGTTAGAAATTCACCTTTTTCCGATAAACTGATGCTATTTTTCGTGAACACATGCCTCGGAATGTTCTGCTTCGTCATGATCAACCAGGCACTGACCTCCAGTTTGAGGACGGATATCGTCACCAAATTCACGATTATCTCCAACCAAATGAAGATGTTTTACGGAAAAGGCCTGCTCCTGACCATCACTGAAAAATGGCTTGAACAGCCTCCTCAAGTGTTGGACCGAAAAATATAG
- a CDS encoding MFS transporter, which produces MNTKKALPILFLVMFLVMVGFGIIIPVIPFYAEEIGATPTQLGLLMAVYSLMQFLFAPMWGRISDRIGRKPVIMIGILGLSLSFFLMALSTELWMLFAARIIGGFLSSANMPTVMAYVADITSEEDRGKGMGIIGAAVGLGFIFGPAIGGVFSQSSLSTPFFLAGATSLITFLFVTFVLKESLSPEQRNNQEKERTSLLKALNGPLSMLFLLQLFVSLSLAGLEATFAYFAAEKAGLGSVELGYIFMIMGLAGAIVQGGLVGRLTKTLGEGTVIQLGIVISAAGFGLILLTEGFGTAALFLTIFGIGNGLIRPSVSSLLTKKSTTGHGGTTGLLSSFDSLGRIIGPPLGGWLFSIAIGMPYISGIVLSIIALVLYQFYQARSKTSHSLDQ; this is translated from the coding sequence ATGAACACCAAAAAGGCTTTGCCTATTTTATTTTTAGTCATGTTTCTCGTGATGGTCGGCTTTGGAATTATCATTCCAGTCATTCCTTTTTATGCAGAAGAAATCGGGGCAACGCCAACTCAACTAGGCCTGTTGATGGCGGTCTATTCCTTGATGCAGTTCCTTTTCGCACCAATGTGGGGCCGAATTTCCGACAGGATTGGCAGAAAGCCTGTCATTATGATCGGTATTCTCGGGCTGTCCCTTTCCTTTTTCCTCATGGCCCTTTCCACTGAGCTTTGGATGCTGTTTGCAGCAAGGATCATTGGCGGATTTTTGTCCTCAGCTAATATGCCGACCGTCATGGCCTATGTCGCGGATATCACATCTGAGGAAGATCGTGGTAAAGGTATGGGGATTATTGGTGCGGCAGTCGGACTTGGGTTTATTTTCGGTCCTGCGATTGGCGGCGTCTTTTCACAATCCAGCCTGAGCACACCTTTTTTCCTTGCAGGAGCGACATCACTGATTACCTTCCTATTCGTTACTTTTGTATTGAAAGAGTCGCTTTCACCTGAACAGCGCAACAATCAGGAAAAGGAAAGAACGTCTTTATTGAAGGCTCTGAATGGACCGCTTTCCATGCTATTCCTCCTTCAGTTGTTCGTCTCACTTTCTCTTGCAGGACTAGAGGCAACCTTTGCTTATTTTGCTGCTGAAAAAGCAGGGCTCGGCTCCGTCGAATTAGGATACATTTTCATGATCATGGGATTGGCAGGAGCCATCGTACAGGGAGGACTAGTCGGCAGGCTGACAAAGACGCTTGGCGAGGGTACAGTCATCCAGCTGGGTATTGTCATTTCAGCAGCAGGCTTTGGATTGATCCTCCTGACTGAAGGGTTTGGGACCGCCGCATTGTTCCTGACGATCTTTGGAATTGGAAATGGGCTGATACGGCCAAGTGTCTCTTCATTACTGACAAAAAAATCGACGACTGGGCATGGCGGCACGACTGGATTGCTTTCATCCTTTGATTCCCTTGGCAGAATTATCGGACCGCCATTAGGCGGATGGCTGTTCTCGATTGCCATTGGAATGCCTTATATTTCCGGGATCGTGTTATCAATTATTGCCTTGGTTTTATACCAATTCTATCAGGCACGATCAAAAACTTCTCATTCATTGGACCAATAA